Proteins encoded by one window of Bacillus sp. DTU_2020_1000418_1_SI_GHA_SEK_038:
- a CDS encoding FadR/GntR family transcriptional regulator, with protein MKYKQIKPKKIYEEVTEAIYGMIQSGQLMPGDKLDSVQQLAENFQVGRSAIREALSALRAMGLLEMKQGEGTYVKAFDSEQIHLPLSTVILMNKEDIKNLLEVRKIIETGAVAIAAKNRTEGNLHAMKEALDDLKNAYKNEGLIEKADFKFHLAIAEASQNVLLASLLNHISELTQEAMKETHKISEFSKQASSEEIYEEHLEIYKAILESDENYAVRAMLKHLDHVEAILKKYF; from the coding sequence TTGAAATATAAACAAATAAAACCCAAAAAAATATATGAAGAAGTTACTGAAGCCATTTATGGAATGATTCAGTCTGGACAATTAATGCCAGGTGATAAATTGGATTCTGTGCAGCAGCTAGCGGAGAATTTTCAAGTGGGGCGTTCCGCCATCAGAGAGGCCTTATCTGCCTTGCGTGCAATGGGGTTGCTTGAAATGAAGCAGGGAGAAGGTACGTATGTGAAGGCGTTTGATTCAGAGCAAATCCATCTTCCCCTTTCAACAGTCATTTTAATGAATAAGGAAGATATTAAGAACTTGCTTGAGGTAAGAAAAATCATCGAGACTGGAGCTGTGGCAATTGCAGCCAAAAACAGGACAGAGGGAAATTTACATGCTATGAAAGAGGCCCTTGATGATTTGAAAAACGCATATAAGAATGAAGGGTTAATTGAGAAGGCAGATTTTAAATTCCATTTAGCTATAGCAGAGGCTTCACAGAATGTATTACTTGCTAGTCTATTAAACCATATTTCAGAGTTAACACAAGAAGCAATGAAGGAAACGCATAAAATATCGGAATTTTCCAAGCAAGCCTCGAGTGAAGAAATATATGAAGAGCATCTGGAAATTTATAAAGCAATTCTTGAAAGTGACGAAAACTATGCAGTAAGAGCAATGCTTAAGCATTTAGATCATGTTGAAGCCATCCTAAAAAAGTACTTTTAA
- a CDS encoding (Fe-S)-binding protein produces MKVSLFATCLVDMFQSNVGKATVELLEHLGCEIDFPDSQVCCGQPAYNSGYVKESKEAMKRMINTFQHAEYVVSPSGSCAYMFHEYPKIFKGDPVWEPRAKALAEKTYELTQFIVEVLQIEDVGARLDGRATFHTSCHMTRLLGVKEAPMKLLSHVKGLEFTELPGKHNCCGFGGTFSVKMSQISEQMVDEKVQHVEETKAEYLIGADGGCLMNIGGRIERKGKPIKVLHIAEVLNNR; encoded by the coding sequence ATGAAAGTATCTCTTTTTGCTACATGTTTAGTTGATATGTTTCAAAGTAATGTTGGGAAGGCAACGGTGGAACTATTAGAGCATTTAGGGTGTGAAATTGATTTTCCCGATTCACAGGTTTGCTGCGGGCAGCCAGCTTATAATAGCGGGTATGTTAAGGAATCGAAGGAAGCGATGAAAAGAATGATTAACACCTTTCAGCACGCTGAATATGTCGTATCTCCTTCAGGTTCATGTGCCTATATGTTTCACGAGTATCCGAAAATATTTAAGGGAGATCCTGTTTGGGAGCCAAGGGCAAAAGCGCTTGCTGAAAAGACATACGAATTAACACAATTTATTGTTGAGGTTTTACAAATAGAAGATGTAGGAGCACGTCTAGATGGAAGAGCAACATTCCATACCTCATGCCATATGACAAGATTGCTAGGAGTAAAAGAAGCACCGATGAAGCTATTAAGCCATGTTAAAGGGCTGGAATTTACAGAGCTTCCAGGAAAACATAATTGCTGCGGCTTTGGAGGAACATTCTCGGTAAAAATGTCGCAAATATCAGAGCAAATGGTGGACGAAAAGGTCCAGCATGTAGAGGAGACGAAAGCAGAATATTTAATTGGAGCGGATGGGGGCTGCCTGATGAACATTGGCGGAAGAATCGAACGGAAAGGCAAACCGATTAAAGTCTTGCATATTGCGGAAGTATTAAATAACCGTTAG
- a CDS encoding LutB/LldF family L-lactate oxidation iron-sulfur protein, producing MPMKIGTDDFNNRVDAGIQNAFMRGAVASAQDNLRARKLIAAEELGNWEEWRSHGEEIRQHVLENLDSYLYQLSETVSNRGGHVFFAKTADEANEYIRGVIEKKNAKKVVKSKSMVTEEINLNACLENAGCEVIETDLGEYILQLDDHDPPSHIVGPAMHKNKEQVRDVFAKKINYKKSEKPEELAWHARETLRQEYLTADVGITGCNFAVAETGSICLVTNEGNADLVTALPKTQITVMGMERLVPTYEELDVLVSLLTRAAVGQKLSSYVTVLTGPRDEGDVDGPEDFHLVIVDNGRSGILGGDFQSILQCIRCAACVNVCPVYRHVGGHSYGSIYSGPIGAVLSPLLGGYDDYKELPYASTLCGACTEACPVKIPLHELLHKHRQVIVEKEGKAPISEKLAMKAFGLGAASPALYKLGSKMAPSAMNPFTVGDKISNGPGPLKAWTEIREFPAPNKERFRDWFKERSKGGNN from the coding sequence ATGCCAATGAAAATTGGAACGGATGATTTTAATAACCGGGTGGACGCCGGTATTCAGAATGCCTTTATGAGAGGAGCGGTTGCCAGTGCACAGGATAATTTAAGGGCAAGGAAACTGATTGCGGCAGAGGAGCTTGGAAACTGGGAAGAATGGCGTTCTCATGGAGAGGAAATCCGACAGCATGTACTTGAAAATTTGGATTCCTATTTATATCAATTAAGTGAAACTGTATCTAATAGAGGCGGGCATGTGTTTTTTGCCAAAACAGCCGATGAAGCGAATGAATATATACGAGGAGTTATTGAAAAGAAAAACGCCAAAAAAGTTGTCAAATCTAAATCGATGGTGACAGAAGAAATTAATTTGAATGCCTGTTTAGAAAATGCAGGCTGTGAGGTCATTGAAACGGATTTAGGAGAATACATTCTTCAGTTGGATGATCATGATCCGCCTTCCCATATTGTTGGTCCAGCCATGCATAAAAATAAAGAGCAAGTGAGAGACGTATTTGCGAAAAAAATAAACTATAAAAAATCTGAAAAGCCTGAAGAGCTAGCCTGGCATGCCAGGGAAACCCTTCGCCAGGAGTATTTAACAGCAGATGTCGGAATTACAGGCTGCAATTTTGCCGTTGCTGAAACGGGTTCCATCTGCTTAGTGACAAATGAAGGGAATGCCGATTTAGTAACAGCATTGCCGAAAACACAAATAACGGTGATGGGGATGGAAAGGCTCGTTCCGACATATGAAGAATTGGACGTCCTTGTTAGTCTATTAACAAGAGCTGCGGTCGGTCAAAAGCTTTCAAGCTATGTGACTGTCCTAACTGGTCCAAGAGATGAAGGGGATGTGGATGGGCCGGAAGATTTCCACTTAGTCATTGTTGATAATGGAAGATCAGGAATCCTAGGAGGAGATTTTCAGTCCATTCTCCAATGTATTCGCTGTGCTGCCTGTGTGAATGTTTGTCCTGTTTACCGTCATGTTGGTGGACATTCTTACGGTTCGATTTACTCAGGGCCAATCGGGGCGGTCTTATCTCCACTGTTAGGGGGCTATGATGATTACAAAGAGCTTCCTTATGCGTCAACATTGTGCGGGGCATGTACGGAAGCCTGTCCGGTAAAAATCCCTTTACACGAATTGCTTCATAAGCATAGACAAGTGATTGTGGAAAAGGAAGGCAAGGCGCCAATTTCAGAAAAGCTCGCTATGAAGGCATTTGGGCTCGGCGCTGCTTCTCCTGCACTTTATAAATTAGGCTCCAAAATGGCACCATCTGCAATGAATCCCTTCACTGTTGGAGATAAAATCTCGAATGGGCCTGGTCCGTTAAAGGCATGGACTGAAATCCGGGAATTTCCTGCACCGAATAAAGAACGTTTTCGTGATTGGTTTAAAGAGCGGTCCAAAGGAGGGAACAATTAA
- a CDS encoding lactate utilization protein C, whose product MKGAIQNRDLFLSDIAGRLGRDQFNVKVERPRWKYQPQDAVLKDADSNELLEILKIQCTKIHTDLVVTNKNGLNETVKKIVSNYGGGPVLSWKDSRFEDFGLTSLFNQKWPEENIEFHEWDPSRGEENIELAEKANVGITISDITLAESGTAVLFSNNNRGRTVSFLPASSVILIPKSTIVPRMTQAARIMREKVKSGEHVASCINFITGPSNSADIESRLVVGVHGPVKATYIVVEDL is encoded by the coding sequence ATGAAGGGTGCTATACAGAATAGAGATTTGTTTCTTAGCGATATCGCGGGGCGCTTAGGGCGAGATCAGTTCAATGTTAAAGTGGAAAGACCGCGATGGAAGTATCAACCTCAGGATGCAGTATTAAAGGATGCAGATTCGAATGAATTACTCGAAATTCTTAAAATTCAATGCACGAAAATACACACGGATCTCGTTGTAACAAACAAAAACGGATTAAATGAAACAGTGAAAAAGATTGTATCCAACTACGGCGGAGGACCGGTTTTGTCATGGAAAGACTCCCGTTTTGAGGACTTTGGACTAACGTCTTTGTTTAATCAAAAATGGCCAGAAGAAAACATTGAATTTCATGAATGGGATCCGTCAAGAGGAGAAGAAAATATTGAGCTTGCAGAAAAAGCAAATGTGGGCATCACGATAAGTGATATTACCCTTGCTGAATCTGGGACAGCGGTTCTTTTCAGCAACAATAATAGAGGAAGAACTGTTAGCTTCCTGCCTGCATCATCCGTTATCCTTATTCCTAAAAGTACGATCGTGCCAAGAATGACTCAGGCAGCGAGAATCATGAGGGAAAAAGTAAAAAGCGGTGAGCATGTCGCTTCTTGTATAAATTTTATTACAGGACCAAGTAACTCCGCAGATATAGAATCGAGACTTGTCGTTGGTGTCCACGGACCGGTTAAAGCTACTTATATTGTGGTAGAGGATTTATAA
- a CDS encoding M20/M25/M40 family metallo-hydrolase, with protein sequence MSNVKWGTPESLRALLCELVSWQSRTLTEGECEFAYLVKAKLMELDYFKKNPTHTALHDSGLGRNVVTALYKNPDVTETIVLISHFDTVHTEEYGDLEPLAFQPEELTKILMTRLDELPEDARIDLESGQYLFGRGTMDMKMGLALQMAMIEKASIENWPINLLLVTVPDEEVNSAGMRAAVPELVRLRDEHQLTYKLFLNSEPSFSQSPGDPNYYIYSGTIGKIMPAVLFYGKETHVGEPMSGMTANFMASFLTQQMEWNPIFRESDLGENTPLPVSLQQKDLKMEYSTQTPYRAAALYNVFLMKRSAAEVMDIFTEVANKAAEACNTAYLKICEHEGVKPVGKVKVLRYEDLLQYAEKKLGAEAVAKIKSNALSNTNWDDREKSIRIVDSLMIQCQELGPTMVLLYAPPYYPAVNTSNDPLVIESVELMKKIGIEKFNLEVNQIHYFNGICDLSYVSYQDDADGWTAFERNTPVWGDTYSIPFTEMQQLQAPVLNVGPFGKDAHKRTERLHIESAFVQLPFMLETLIHSLVADTKERQIS encoded by the coding sequence ATGAGTAATGTAAAATGGGGCACACCAGAATCATTACGCGCTTTACTTTGCGAGCTTGTAAGCTGGCAGAGCAGAACCCTTACAGAAGGAGAGTGCGAATTCGCTTATCTTGTAAAAGCGAAGTTAATGGAGCTAGATTACTTCAAAAAGAACCCGACCCACACAGCTCTGCATGACTCTGGATTAGGACGCAATGTTGTTACCGCTTTATATAAAAACCCGGATGTGACTGAAACGATTGTCCTTATTAGTCATTTTGATACGGTTCACACAGAAGAATACGGGGATCTCGAGCCGCTGGCGTTCCAACCAGAAGAACTGACGAAAATATTAATGACTCGTTTAGACGAGCTTCCAGAAGACGCACGGATTGACCTTGAGTCTGGCCAATACTTATTCGGTCGCGGCACGATGGACATGAAAATGGGTCTAGCCCTTCAAATGGCTATGATTGAAAAAGCGAGTATAGAGAACTGGCCAATCAATTTATTACTCGTTACTGTACCAGATGAAGAAGTGAACTCAGCTGGTATGCGTGCTGCAGTTCCAGAGTTAGTACGTTTACGCGATGAGCACCAATTGACATATAAATTATTCTTAAATAGCGAACCATCATTCTCCCAGTCGCCAGGAGATCCCAACTATTATATTTATTCTGGAACGATCGGGAAAATCATGCCTGCTGTTTTATTCTATGGAAAAGAAACACATGTCGGAGAGCCGATGAGCGGTATGACTGCTAACTTTATGGCATCCTTTTTAACGCAGCAAATGGAATGGAATCCAATATTCCGTGAGTCTGATCTTGGCGAAAACACACCATTACCTGTTTCACTTCAGCAAAAAGACTTAAAAATGGAATACTCGACCCAAACGCCATATCGGGCGGCAGCTCTATATAACGTCTTCCTGATGAAACGGAGCGCTGCTGAAGTAATGGATATTTTCACCGAAGTAGCCAATAAAGCGGCTGAAGCTTGTAATACTGCCTATTTAAAAATTTGTGAACACGAAGGTGTTAAGCCGGTCGGAAAAGTGAAAGTCTTACGCTATGAAGATCTTCTCCAGTATGCTGAGAAAAAATTAGGTGCTGAAGCTGTTGCAAAAATTAAATCTAACGCTTTATCAAATACAAATTGGGATGACCGCGAGAAGTCGATCCGTATCGTGGATTCCCTCATGATCCAGTGTCAAGAACTTGGACCGACAATGGTTCTGCTTTATGCACCTCCATACTACCCGGCGGTCAACACATCTAATGATCCGCTCGTTATCGAATCGGTTGAATTAATGAAAAAAATCGGTATCGAGAAATTTAATTTAGAAGTGAATCAAATTCATTACTTTAATGGTATTTGTGACCTTAGCTACGTTTCTTATCAGGATGATGCTGATGGCTGGACCGCCTTTGAACGAAATACACCAGTATGGGGAGACACATACAGCATTCCATTTACTGAAATGCAGCAGTTACAAGCTCCAGTACTAAACGTGGGGCCTTTCGGAAAAGACGCTCACAAACGCACCGAGCGCCTTCATATCGAAAGTGCCTTTGTCCAGCTGCCATTCATGTTAGAAACACTCATCCACAGCTTGGTGGCAGACACGAAAGAAAGACAAATTAGTTAG
- a CDS encoding aminotransferase class I/II-fold pyridoxal phosphate-dependent enzyme, with amino-acid sequence MSLSINHKAKELEAPGIRKFANQLVNFPDAVNLTIGQPDFPTPEAIKNAGIRAIENNQTAYSHNAGLLELRQATASFFEDIYGFSYDPESEIIVTNGASEGIDSVFRTILEEGDEVIIPAPIYSGYEPIIELCGAKVVYLDTSDTGFLPSPERLKAMITPKTKAILLNYPSNPIGITLEPNLMDTLAGVLENEEIYILSDEIYSENTFGGKHHSFASYPQLRDRMFLIHGLSKSHSMTGWRIGFVLGPEKLMQHVLNVHLYNSICASLPSQYAGIEALTACRDVPAKMNIEYIKRRDFVYDRLTNMGLDVVKPNGAFYIFPSIKAFGMPSYEFATRLLYEGGVAVVPGSTFTEHGEGYIRISYAYAMPMLEKGMDRLEQFIVTLRKQNEKKVSI; translated from the coding sequence ATGTCACTATCAATAAATCATAAGGCAAAAGAATTGGAGGCCCCGGGAATCCGAAAATTTGCTAATCAACTTGTAAACTTTCCAGACGCTGTTAATTTAACGATAGGTCAGCCGGACTTTCCGACCCCAGAAGCTATAAAAAATGCAGGCATACGTGCCATTGAAAACAATCAGACAGCCTATTCACATAATGCTGGTTTACTAGAGTTAAGGCAGGCTACCGCTTCTTTTTTCGAAGATATTTATGGCTTTTCATACGACCCTGAATCAGAGATAATCGTAACAAATGGGGCAAGTGAAGGAATTGATTCTGTTTTTCGAACAATCCTTGAAGAGGGCGATGAAGTGATCATTCCTGCCCCTATTTATTCGGGGTATGAGCCGATTATTGAATTATGCGGGGCAAAAGTGGTTTACTTAGATACGTCAGATACTGGCTTTCTTCCATCACCGGAACGTTTGAAAGCAATGATTACGCCGAAAACAAAGGCCATTCTATTGAATTATCCTTCGAATCCTATAGGAATTACATTAGAACCTAACTTAATGGATACTCTTGCAGGGGTATTAGAAAACGAAGAGATTTATATTTTGTCAGATGAAATTTACAGCGAAAATACTTTTGGTGGCAAGCATCACTCTTTCGCATCTTATCCGCAGCTGCGTGATCGTATGTTTCTTATTCACGGATTATCAAAATCTCATTCTATGACAGGATGGCGAATTGGCTTTGTTTTAGGACCCGAAAAATTAATGCAGCATGTTTTAAACGTCCATTTGTATAACTCAATTTGCGCGTCATTGCCAAGCCAATATGCAGGAATCGAAGCATTGACAGCTTGCCGGGATGTGCCTGCAAAAATGAATATTGAATATATTAAGCGCCGGGACTTTGTCTACGATCGCCTTACAAATATGGGACTTGATGTCGTCAAGCCAAATGGAGCATTCTATATTTTCCCTTCCATTAAAGCATTTGGGATGCCGTCTTACGAATTCGCAACGAGACTTCTTTACGAAGGTGGAGTAGCAGTCGTTCCTGGCAGCACGTTTACTGAACATGGAGAAGGCTATATTCGTATCTCCTATGCTTATGCGATGCCGATGCTGGAAAAAGGAATGGATAGGCTAGAGCAGTTTATTGTAACATTAAGAAAGCAAAATGAGAAAAAGGTTAGTATTTAG
- a CDS encoding TRAP transporter large permease, whose product MTVALLFGTLFICLFIGVPIAISLGVSALVAIYFGSTLPLDIITQKAFTSLDSFPLLAIPFFMLAGILMGKGGVSKRLLDLATTMVGWMTGGLSMVTIVACMFFAAISGSGPATVAAIGGFMIPAMVARKYDGGFAAAVSASAGSIGVIIPPSIPFVLYGVIGSVSVGSLFLAGIIPGLLIGTGLMITSYIISKKQGYKPEVVQKFDFKSVLKATNDAKWALLIPVIILGGIYGGIFSPTEAAVVAVVYALIIGMFVYKELDWKSVFESFREAVVINATTMIIIGLSVSFAYFMTLEQIPNDISTFLTELSTNPYIILIAINILLLIVGMFIDTISALVVLTPILLPIVIAVGVDPIHFGVILVANLAIGFITPPLGVNLFVASSVGKVKFERIVKAIIPFMVSMIICLLVITFIPALSLWLPGLFK is encoded by the coding sequence ATGACGGTTGCATTATTATTCGGAACACTATTTATTTGTTTGTTCATCGGGGTGCCAATCGCCATTTCGTTAGGTGTATCAGCCCTCGTTGCCATATACTTTGGCTCAACCTTGCCACTTGATATTATTACTCAAAAGGCATTCACATCACTCGATTCATTCCCGCTCCTAGCTATCCCCTTTTTCATGCTCGCTGGTATTCTAATGGGGAAAGGCGGAGTCTCGAAACGCCTTCTTGACCTGGCAACAACTATGGTTGGCTGGATGACCGGCGGTTTATCAATGGTTACGATAGTTGCATGTATGTTCTTTGCAGCGATTTCAGGTTCAGGTCCAGCAACCGTGGCAGCAATCGGCGGATTTATGATACCTGCCATGGTTGCCAGAAAATATGATGGCGGGTTTGCTGCCGCCGTTTCAGCATCCGCAGGTTCAATCGGCGTTATTATTCCACCAAGTATCCCATTTGTCCTTTACGGTGTTATTGGAAGTGTATCTGTCGGAAGCCTATTCCTAGCCGGAATTATTCCCGGTCTTCTTATTGGGACTGGTTTAATGATTACATCCTATATTATTTCGAAAAAACAAGGCTATAAGCCTGAAGTGGTACAGAAATTTGATTTCAAAAGCGTACTGAAAGCTACCAATGATGCAAAGTGGGCGCTTTTAATCCCTGTCATCATTTTGGGAGGTATTTACGGAGGAATCTTCTCTCCAACAGAAGCTGCTGTTGTGGCTGTAGTTTATGCACTTATCATCGGAATGTTTGTTTATAAAGAATTGGATTGGAAAAGTGTTTTCGAAAGCTTCCGTGAGGCCGTTGTTATTAATGCAACAACAATGATTATCATAGGTTTATCTGTCTCATTTGCCTATTTTATGACACTCGAACAAATTCCGAATGATATTTCTACCTTTTTAACAGAGTTATCAACTAATCCATATATTATTTTAATCGCCATCAACATTTTGCTATTAATAGTCGGAATGTTTATTGATACGATCTCAGCATTAGTTGTCTTAACTCCTATCTTATTGCCTATTGTTATAGCAGTAGGGGTAGACCCTATTCATTTTGGCGTTATTCTTGTTGCGAACCTAGCTATCGGCTTCATCACGCCACCACTTGGCGTCAATCTTTTCGTTGCTTCAAGTGTTGGGAAAGTTAAGTTCGAACGCATTGTCAAAGCCATTATTCCATTCATGGTTTCGATGATTATTTGCCTATTGGTCATTACCTTTATTCCAGCACTGTCATTATGGCTGCCAGGTTTATTTAAATAA
- a CDS encoding TRAP transporter small permease, with amino-acid sequence MAKKFARFEEVILVWTLVLMVALIFGQVVGRYIFQSAPSWTEELARYIHIFQVWVGASYAVKLRQHIRVEAFITRLKGTPRKIFEGLGVLIWFCISLFLAVFGTKLVLISLQHGQVTPALQLPIWIPFMAIPIGGAGMAIRLIQQLIEIWKGNYEKPESEEVIG; translated from the coding sequence ATGGCAAAAAAATTTGCTCGATTCGAAGAGGTCATTTTAGTATGGACACTTGTCCTGATGGTGGCGCTCATTTTCGGTCAAGTAGTCGGTCGATATATCTTCCAGTCGGCACCTAGCTGGACGGAGGAACTGGCTCGCTATATTCATATTTTTCAAGTATGGGTCGGTGCAAGCTATGCTGTTAAGCTTCGCCAGCATATACGGGTAGAGGCATTTATTACACGCTTAAAAGGAACACCAAGAAAAATTTTCGAAGGCCTTGGAGTATTAATTTGGTTCTGTATTTCCTTATTCTTGGCTGTATTCGGTACAAAGCTTGTTTTAATTAGTCTCCAGCACGGACAGGTAACACCTGCCTTACAGCTGCCAATTTGGATTCCATTTATGGCTATACCAATTGGGGGCGCTGGAATGGCCATTCGGTTAATTCAGCAATTAATTGAGATTTGGAAAGGCAACTATGAGAAACCGGAAAGTGAGGAGGTTATCGGATGA
- a CDS encoding DctP family TRAP transporter solute-binding subunit gives MKKLIALLLIGLLVITGCGRPKESTSSGDGEKKVHTLRIAYLVSEEQSTHLAAVDFKEKLEKESDGRLKVELYPNGQLYGSDREAIEAVQLGNIEMTIPALAPLASFNKKFMVFDLPFLFNNNEAAYKALDGELGQDLLKELEKNDLKGLVFGENGFRHMSNNNGPIESPEDLKGIKFRTLENPVHTDTFSSFGANASPFAFGELYTALQQKTYDAMEAPISLYYTNKFYEVQKYLTMSGHVYAATILLVNNNFYNSLPEDLQQLVTAKAEEFRDEQRQLAQKQDVEFLEKLKESGMEINELSTEQREKFREAAKAVYDKHVPSIGEDLVNKALEANK, from the coding sequence ATGAAAAAACTAATCGCATTATTACTTATCGGCTTGCTCGTCATCACAGGATGTGGACGTCCAAAAGAAAGCACTTCAAGCGGTGATGGTGAAAAGAAGGTTCATACTCTTCGTATTGCTTACTTAGTTTCTGAAGAGCAATCTACACATTTAGCTGCAGTTGATTTTAAAGAAAAGCTTGAGAAAGAATCCGATGGACGTTTAAAGGTTGAACTTTATCCAAATGGGCAGCTTTATGGGTCTGACCGTGAAGCGATCGAAGCTGTACAGCTTGGGAATATTGAAATGACCATTCCTGCCCTAGCCCCTCTTGCTTCATTTAACAAGAAATTTATGGTTTTCGATCTGCCATTCCTTTTCAATAATAACGAAGCTGCTTATAAAGCTCTTGATGGCGAACTTGGACAAGACTTATTAAAAGAACTAGAGAAAAATGACTTGAAAGGTCTTGTTTTTGGTGAAAACGGATTCCGTCATATGTCAAATAACAATGGCCCAATTGAATCTCCAGAAGACCTTAAGGGCATTAAATTCCGTACTTTAGAAAATCCAGTTCATACGGATACATTTTCTTCATTTGGAGCGAACGCTTCCCCATTTGCATTTGGCGAGCTATACACGGCTCTTCAACAAAAAACTTATGATGCAATGGAAGCACCAATCTCCCTTTATTACACAAATAAATTTTACGAAGTCCAAAAATATCTAACAATGAGTGGTCACGTATATGCGGCAACTATTTTACTTGTGAACAACAATTTTTATAACAGCCTTCCTGAGGATCTTCAGCAATTAGTTACAGCAAAAGCTGAGGAATTCCGTGATGAACAGCGTCAGCTTGCACAAAAACAAGATGTTGAGTTTTTAGAAAAGCTGAAGGAAAGTGGAATGGAAATTAATGAATTAAGTACGGAGCAGCGTGAAAAATTCCGCGAAGCTGCAAAAGCAGTGTATGACAAACATGTACCTAGTATTGGTGAGGATTTAGTTAATAAAGCATTAGAAGCAAATAAGTAA